The proteins below are encoded in one region of Effusibacillus dendaii:
- a CDS encoding GerAB/ArcD/ProY family transporter has product MEQISERQLMMVGVSYVLVVTSLSLPAQIIGVARQDAWLAYFPAMIVAIVSLWLLSIVLKRFPKQDLFEAMIGRFRVWGRVVAFLYVLFFFFVLLRDIRIFVDFINTVLLPQTPVIIISVLIFFTVAIIARGGIEIVARMTELFLPILIAVILIIPIVTVKDFEYHYLLPLFENGLLPTLKGSWLAVSYLGKIMVLPLIFSNPTFRFRQGFYGLVLGVLLLEILIVLDILALGNNLSAHSVYPNYEMVRQIRLTDFLDRFDILIIGIYMPAMLTKISVSLYVVCHGLKRILPDVSVKLLTTPIAAFAMVCSFWFFKNTIQLMDFNISWTALALVFELFIPILLFFVLKPKKNKQPSLRKKANAA; this is encoded by the coding sequence TTGGAGCAAATTTCCGAACGCCAGCTCATGATGGTCGGTGTCAGTTATGTTCTCGTTGTAACATCGTTGAGTTTGCCTGCCCAAATTATTGGGGTTGCCAGGCAAGACGCATGGTTAGCGTATTTTCCCGCCATGATAGTTGCTATAGTTTCCCTATGGCTTCTGTCGATCGTGTTGAAGCGTTTTCCGAAGCAGGATTTGTTCGAGGCGATGATTGGACGCTTTCGGGTATGGGGGCGAGTAGTGGCTTTTCTATACGTCCTGTTTTTCTTTTTCGTCCTGTTGCGCGACATTCGGATATTTGTCGATTTTATCAATACGGTCCTACTGCCGCAAACACCAGTGATTATCATATCGGTTCTGATTTTTTTTACGGTAGCAATAATCGCACGTGGGGGAATCGAAATTGTGGCACGAATGACTGAATTGTTTTTGCCGATTTTGATTGCAGTGATTCTGATCATTCCGATTGTAACTGTAAAAGATTTTGAATACCATTACCTATTGCCGCTGTTCGAAAATGGACTGCTTCCGACGTTAAAGGGGAGCTGGCTAGCGGTTTCGTACTTAGGCAAAATCATGGTTCTCCCTCTAATATTTTCAAACCCAACATTTCGTTTTCGGCAAGGATTCTACGGTTTAGTGCTCGGGGTGCTTCTGCTGGAAATACTGATTGTACTGGACATACTGGCGTTGGGGAATAATCTGTCCGCCCATAGCGTGTACCCCAATTATGAAATGGTTCGCCAAATCCGGCTGACCGACTTTTTGGATCGGTTTGATATCTTGATAATCGGCATTTATATGCCTGCGATGCTTACGAAAATCAGCGTTAGTCTTTACGTCGTGTGTCACGGTTTGAAACGTATACTGCCGGACGTTTCTGTCAAATTGTTAACGACACCGATTGCAGCGTTCGCCATGGTTTGTTCGTTTTGGTTTTTTAAAAATACGATTCAATTGATGGATTTCAATATATCCTGGACTGCACTGGCGTTGGTATTTGAGTTATTCATTCCGATCCTGCTTTTCTTCGTTCTGAAACCGAAGAAAAACAAACAGCCATCATTACGAAAAAAAGCCAATGCAGCCTGA
- a CDS encoding Ger(x)C family spore germination protein has product MQKKALLLCMVLLGSVLLTGCWDRKEINDVAFLVGTAIDKEPPDKFRISVQIPLPGQMGGVVGGGGGGGGGTSGDKRWYVDSVLGMNSRDAVAKLQRAASRQLYFGHQRVVVVGQDMAKNGVESILDAFARVPQKRLTAFMVVARGAARDVLNAKTPMEQFPSEMIRELAQSSMKKPRTLKHVIETMVLDGIDLALPVVDVYKTRPGPEGEPRTNIKIVGLAVFNKRNQLAGILTDEDASAVLLAMDQAKTPTLTIEAPKRHGEISVEFPETKSQVTPIFSKNGIIMRIQIVARGTITENESLYDTSRDANLSILEEEVAKKLKQNIEKTVKDLQTVYHSDPIGFGDMIYRRNPDEWQRLRIDWEKQYAQMKVRVEPMVHILHTGMATKPIGRRQGEMQE; this is encoded by the coding sequence GTGCAAAAAAAAGCCTTGTTGCTTTGTATGGTACTTCTTGGCTCCGTTTTACTTACGGGGTGTTGGGATCGTAAGGAAATCAATGATGTGGCCTTCCTGGTTGGGACTGCGATTGACAAAGAGCCGCCAGACAAATTTCGCATTTCGGTTCAGATTCCACTCCCAGGCCAAATGGGAGGTGTTGTCGGCGGCGGCGGAGGAGGAGGAGGGGGAACCAGCGGCGACAAACGCTGGTATGTGGACTCCGTTTTGGGCATGAATAGTCGCGATGCAGTTGCGAAACTGCAGAGAGCAGCTTCCCGTCAGTTGTATTTTGGTCATCAACGAGTCGTCGTCGTCGGGCAAGATATGGCCAAAAACGGCGTGGAATCCATCCTGGATGCATTCGCACGGGTCCCCCAAAAACGTCTGACCGCTTTTATGGTGGTGGCAAGAGGCGCCGCGCGAGATGTCTTGAATGCGAAAACTCCCATGGAGCAGTTTCCATCCGAAATGATTCGGGAACTGGCACAAAGTTCGATGAAGAAGCCTCGAACCTTAAAGCATGTCATCGAGACGATGGTGTTGGATGGAATCGATCTGGCTCTTCCTGTGGTGGATGTCTACAAGACACGACCTGGCCCGGAAGGAGAACCCCGGACCAATATCAAAATCGTTGGATTGGCAGTGTTTAATAAACGAAATCAGTTAGCGGGTATTTTGACCGATGAAGACGCTTCCGCCGTCCTTTTGGCAATGGATCAAGCGAAAACTCCGACCCTAACGATTGAAGCACCGAAGAGGCACGGAGAAATTTCAGTCGAGTTTCCCGAAACGAAGTCACAGGTAACTCCGATCTTTTCGAAAAACGGAATCATCATGCGAATACAGATTGTAGCCCGTGGCACGATCACCGAAAATGAGTCGTTATACGATACTTCCCGAGATGCAAATTTATCGATTTTGGAAGAAGAAGTCGCCAAAAAACTAAAACAAAATATTGAAAAAACCGTCAAGGATCTGCAAACCGTCTATCATTCCGATCCGATTGGATTTGGGGATATGATTTATCGCAGAAATCCTGATGAATGGCAGCGACTACGCATTGACTGGGAGAAACAGTATGCACAAATGAAAGTTCGGGTTGAACCAATGGTACACATTTTGCACACGGGAATGGCCACGAAACCGATTGGCCGTCGACAGGGAGAGATGCAGGAATGA
- a CDS encoding spore germination protein: protein MAPLKEAIEPSETMDNNLSKELKTNQQVLKDTFRNCSDIIFRELTLDDGVDALLIFVDGMVKSAEIHENALQPLLFKLAKTGVSDITPDIVEDSVLSLSQVSHVNLYSEVVENVLTGNATLLINGYSEALVLNVRGGTRRSVEEPETEKVIRGPREGFTENLRTNTGLIRFKVKSPRLKTVAMTIGEHTRTNVVLAYMEGIADSKVIDEVKNRLESIHIDGVLESAYIEELIEDQPYSPFPQLQNTERPDTVAAQLLEGRFAIFVDGTPFVLLGPITFWQMLQASDDYYERYMMVSLIRLFRYLFLNLALFLPALYIAVTTFHQDMLPTSLLLSVAAARETIPFPAIVEALIMEVSFEALREAGIRLPKGVGQTVSILGAIVIGQAAVQAGIVSAPMVIVVAMTGIASFTIPRYNQAIAIRLLRFPLMFLAATFGLLGIVLGFVWIAVHLCNLRSFGVPYLSGVAPLKTDELKDIFVRAPWWKMELRPTSFSHRDRKRMGKQMKPSPPRSAR from the coding sequence ATGGCTCCCTTAAAAGAGGCGATTGAGCCTTCGGAGACGATGGACAACAATTTATCGAAAGAACTGAAAACGAACCAACAGGTTTTGAAAGATACTTTCCGCAATTGTTCTGACATTATTTTTCGCGAGTTGACCCTTGATGACGGTGTGGACGCACTTTTGATTTTTGTGGACGGGATGGTAAAGTCCGCAGAAATACATGAAAACGCACTTCAACCGCTTTTGTTCAAATTGGCAAAAACAGGTGTTTCGGACATAACGCCAGACATTGTAGAAGATAGTGTACTCTCTTTGTCCCAAGTCTCTCACGTAAATTTGTATTCAGAAGTAGTGGAAAATGTTTTAACAGGGAATGCGACTCTATTGATCAATGGCTATTCAGAGGCGCTGGTACTAAATGTAAGAGGCGGTACTCGGCGTTCTGTAGAAGAACCCGAGACCGAAAAAGTGATACGAGGCCCCCGCGAAGGGTTCACTGAAAATCTGCGGACCAATACCGGACTGATTCGGTTCAAAGTGAAGTCTCCTCGTTTAAAGACGGTGGCCATGACAATCGGTGAACACACCCGAACGAACGTGGTTCTTGCTTACATGGAAGGCATTGCGGACTCAAAAGTAATTGACGAAGTCAAAAACCGGTTAGAGTCCATCCATATCGATGGAGTTTTAGAAAGTGCATACATAGAAGAATTGATTGAAGATCAACCGTATTCTCCATTTCCTCAACTGCAAAATACGGAACGTCCTGACACGGTAGCCGCACAATTATTGGAAGGGCGTTTTGCCATTTTTGTGGATGGTACTCCTTTTGTGTTATTGGGTCCGATCACGTTTTGGCAGATGCTTCAGGCTAGCGATGATTATTATGAACGCTACATGATGGTGAGCTTGATACGCCTGTTTAGATATCTGTTTCTGAATCTCGCACTCTTTTTACCCGCTTTGTACATTGCAGTCACCACCTTCCATCAAGATATGCTACCAACCAGTCTTCTCCTCAGCGTCGCCGCTGCCCGGGAAACGATTCCGTTTCCCGCCATTGTGGAAGCATTGATTATGGAAGTTTCATTTGAAGCACTAAGAGAAGCCGGGATCCGTCTGCCCAAGGGCGTGGGCCAAACGGTGAGCATACTGGGCGCAATTGTGATCGGACAAGCGGCGGTACAAGCGGGCATTGTATCAGCCCCGATGGTCATTGTAGTGGCCATGACCGGCATTGCATCCTTCACCATTCCCCGTTACAACCAGGCGATTGCGATTCGGCTGCTTCGCTTTCCGCTGATGTTTTTAGCGGCAACATTTGGACTTTTGGGTATCGTGCTTGGCTTTGTCTGGATCGCGGTTCATCTTTGCAACTTGCGGTCATTCGGTGTTCCTTATCTGTCCGGTGTTGCACCTTTGAAGACGGATGAACTAAAGGATATTTTTGTTCGAGCACCGTGGTGGAAAATGGAACTCCGTCCCACATCTTTCTCTCATCGTGACCGGAAACGGATGGGAAAACAGATGAAACCCTCTCCACCACGATCAGCGAGGTGA
- a CDS encoding DMT family transporter: protein MGLIYYMLLMSTSVLWAGNFVAGKFLVGHASSLTLTDMRWVFGVLLLVPIVWGREKKLLPPKQAWLPLVCMGLTGVALFNLFLFLALERTSAVNVGLLSALNPVAIAIASFFLLREKLSGSQLAGMAVSLFGVLVVISHGEPERLLQLRFNTGDLFMLAAVGLWGLYSAAGRKAMRYVTPYMSTLWMGIFGVLALLPFDLANFHLENLNTSFWLATLYVSVGGTVLAMVFWNIGVQQVGGTKSGMFLNFNPVFTVILSYLFLRESVTTVFLIGTVLVIAGVYLFTAVKRSASQTADGNVIPAVQAVEQNAEQKNVSR, encoded by the coding sequence ATGGGGCTGATCTACTATATGTTATTGATGTCCACCAGTGTGCTGTGGGCGGGAAATTTTGTAGCAGGCAAGTTTTTGGTAGGTCATGCCTCCTCGCTGACGTTGACCGATATGCGATGGGTTTTCGGCGTTTTGCTGCTGGTTCCGATTGTCTGGGGGCGGGAAAAAAAACTGCTGCCTCCCAAACAGGCGTGGTTGCCTTTAGTTTGTATGGGGCTGACAGGGGTTGCACTGTTTAATCTGTTTCTGTTTCTTGCGCTGGAGCGAACATCGGCTGTCAACGTAGGGCTTTTGTCCGCGTTGAATCCGGTTGCAATCGCGATCGCTTCTTTTTTTCTATTACGTGAAAAATTGTCCGGCAGCCAACTGGCAGGTATGGCGGTCTCGCTATTTGGCGTGCTCGTTGTGATTTCGCATGGTGAACCGGAACGCTTGCTGCAACTCCGTTTTAATACGGGAGATCTGTTTATGCTGGCAGCGGTTGGATTATGGGGGCTGTACTCGGCAGCCGGACGAAAAGCGATGCGCTATGTCACTCCTTATATGTCCACCCTTTGGATGGGGATTTTTGGTGTTCTGGCGTTGCTTCCGTTTGATCTGGCCAACTTCCATCTGGAAAATCTCAACACTTCCTTCTGGCTTGCTACTCTCTACGTATCTGTTGGTGGCACTGTGTTGGCCATGGTGTTTTGGAATATTGGCGTACAGCAGGTTGGGGGTACAAAATCCGGTATGTTCCTTAACTTTAATCCGGTATTTACCGTCATATTGTCGTACCTGTTTTTGCGGGAAAGCGTTACGACAGTATTTTTGATCGGCACCGTTTTGGTGATTGCCGGTGTCTATTTGTTCACCGCAGTGAAACGGTCAGCATCGCAAACGGCAGACGGAAACGTGATTCCGGCTGTGCAAGCAGTCGAACAAAACGCGGAACAGAAGAACGTATCCCGTTGA
- a CDS encoding TatD family hydrolase: MIDTHYHLDQLDEAILEEMLASAKAGGVTAVVAPATGVSSAKRLLSIAKRYPQFVKIGFGMHPEHVAERCLQAATGSPDAAIIQEIEQEWQALKRLVHTHRQEICAIGEIGLPYYALPADGRAPQDIPSVCFELFESQLLLAKQTGLPVILHAVHQMALPCLWKLCEHQIEKAVFHWLKAPPETVAQIVEAGYFISFTPETVYRERNQRIVMQVPLAHMLLETDGPWPYDGPYQGNLTHPLWIREVAAVVARLHGVSTDEVISITSANAARFFQIGEE; encoded by the coding sequence TTGATTGATACACATTACCATCTGGATCAATTGGATGAAGCGATATTGGAAGAAATGTTGGCAAGCGCAAAAGCGGGCGGAGTGACGGCGGTAGTGGCGCCCGCTACAGGCGTCTCCTCTGCGAAACGGCTGCTTTCGATTGCCAAACGATATCCTCAATTTGTCAAAATCGGATTTGGCATGCATCCGGAGCATGTGGCCGAAAGGTGCTTGCAGGCGGCAACGGGATCGCCAGATGCCGCAATAATCCAGGAAATTGAACAGGAATGGCAAGCTTTAAAGCGGTTGGTCCATACCCATCGTCAGGAAATCTGCGCCATCGGCGAGATCGGGTTGCCTTATTATGCATTGCCAGCAGACGGTAGGGCGCCGCAAGACATACCGTCTGTCTGTTTCGAACTGTTCGAATCCCAACTTTTGTTGGCCAAACAGACGGGGCTGCCGGTGATTTTGCATGCAGTACACCAGATGGCGCTTCCCTGTTTGTGGAAGCTCTGTGAACATCAAATTGAAAAAGCGGTTTTTCATTGGTTAAAAGCGCCGCCTGAAACGGTTGCGCAGATTGTGGAAGCCGGATATTTTATATCTTTTACTCCTGAAACGGTCTACCGCGAGCGCAACCAGCGGATTGTCATGCAGGTTCCGCTTGCGCATATGCTGCTGGAAACGGATGGACCTTGGCCATACGACGGACCGTATCAGGGAAACCTGACACACCCGTTATGGATTCGGGAAGTTGCTGCTGTGGTGGCTCGGTTGCATGGCGTATCTACGGATGAAGTGATTTCCATTACGTCCGCAAACGCGGCTCGATTTTTCCAAATAGGAGAGGAATGA
- a CDS encoding MFS transporter — protein sequence MESWKRNLYMMCFVQFGAGISLSFMFSFIPLYLPHLGITETHQVAKWSGVLIAAAPFFAALMGPVWGNLGDKHGRKLMVQRVLLTNIFVVLSMGLVTNVYQLLLLRILQGMLGGFQSAAIAMVTSLAPKEKTGYALGVYQTAQIVGTSSGPFIGGLLADIFNYRVPFFVMAFVTLASLLVMMTQVKEPPRNMNEQQKKMSFLQSLSAIAHIPGLWPMAFINFLIQFGLMIVTPIIPLYIKALSDSNDYVATATGLILALSGVTAAISSMTAGRLGDRLGHHTILILLSIGTAVMFGLTALTTTILAFGLTRVLAGFFIGGLMPTSNARISKFVTDEQRGMAFGFTTSMTLMGTVVGPMAGGWLSGLIGIPATFYATMGMFLVSALWVWFNHQRPQERNAAA from the coding sequence TTGGAGAGTTGGAAACGCAATTTGTACATGATGTGTTTTGTGCAGTTTGGAGCAGGCATCAGCCTTAGTTTCATGTTTTCCTTCATCCCGCTTTACCTGCCGCATCTGGGGATTACCGAAACGCACCAGGTGGCCAAATGGTCGGGCGTATTGATTGCGGCGGCCCCTTTTTTTGCTGCTTTGATGGGACCCGTTTGGGGGAATCTGGGCGACAAGCATGGTCGCAAACTGATGGTGCAGCGCGTATTGCTGACCAATATTTTCGTAGTGCTGTCAATGGGGCTTGTCACAAACGTCTATCAGCTCTTGCTGTTACGGATTTTGCAAGGGATGCTGGGCGGGTTTCAATCTGCCGCGATCGCGATGGTCACATCGCTTGCTCCAAAAGAAAAGACGGGATATGCGCTCGGTGTTTACCAAACGGCGCAGATTGTCGGCACCTCGTCGGGACCGTTTATCGGCGGACTGTTGGCAGATATTTTTAACTACCGGGTACCGTTTTTTGTAATGGCGTTTGTGACGCTGGCCTCCTTGTTGGTGATGATGACACAGGTAAAAGAGCCTCCCCGGAACATGAATGAACAGCAAAAAAAGATGTCGTTTCTCCAAAGCTTGTCCGCCATTGCCCATATTCCCGGCTTATGGCCGATGGCATTTATTAATTTTTTAATCCAGTTTGGGCTGATGATCGTGACTCCGATCATACCGTTATACATCAAAGCGTTATCCGACTCGAACGATTATGTGGCGACCGCTACCGGTCTGATTCTGGCGCTGTCCGGCGTTACCGCCGCCATTTCATCCATGACGGCAGGCAGATTAGGGGATCGTCTCGGGCACCATACCATCCTGATCTTACTGTCGATTGGGACGGCTGTCATGTTTGGTCTGACCGCGTTGACCACCACGATTCTGGCGTTTGGTCTGACACGTGTGCTGGCCGGTTTTTTTATCGGCGGTTTGATGCCTACCAGCAATGCGCGAATATCAAAATTTGTAACGGATGAACAGCGCGGCATGGCATTCGGCTTTACTACCAGCATGACACTCATGGGTACGGTGGTGGGGCCGATGGCGGGAGGATGGCTGTCAGGGTTGATTGGCATCCCAGCCACCTTTTATGCAACAATGGGGATGTTTCTGGTGTCTGCCCTCTGGGTTTGGTTCAACCATCAGCGGCCACAGGAAAGGAATGCTGCCGCTTGA
- the serA gene encoding phosphoglycerate dehydrogenase, producing MIRVLVSDPISEQGLGKLLEAEDIVVEKKTGLSEDELCAIIAEYDALLVRSQTKVTAKIMEHGTRLRVIGRAGVGVDNIDVPAATQRGIVVLNAPDGNTISTAEHTFAMMISMARKIPQAYASILRGEWDRKTFVGVELNNKVLGILGLGRIGTEVAKRAQAFGMKVLAYDPFLTPQRANALDVQQCTVDEIVVAADFITVHTPLIKETKYLISEREFGMMKDGVRILNCARGGIIKEEALIEALKSGKVAGAALDVYEEEPLAKEHPLKQFPNVVLTPHLGASTEEAQINVAIDVAEEVLKVLRDEPFRNAVNLPSLPADKMKQVEPYLALGENIGKMAAQLVDDPVTKIEISYSGDISNLETAPITRTLLKGFLSYHHGEEVNFVNAPLVAEQAGIQTIETKTSKHSVFTNLIGLEVTTATQTKRIAGTLNNGFGPRIVRLDGYAIDAAPEGRMIVTSHLDQPGMIGRIGMILADANINIATMQVGRKEVGGKAVMVLGIDNPAGPEVVRQLAEIPNILEVHHVEL from the coding sequence ATGATTCGAGTATTGGTCAGTGATCCGATTTCGGAGCAAGGGTTAGGCAAACTTCTGGAAGCGGAAGACATTGTAGTGGAAAAGAAAACCGGTTTGTCAGAAGACGAATTGTGCGCCATCATTGCGGAATATGATGCGCTGCTGGTTCGTTCACAGACGAAGGTGACGGCCAAAATCATGGAACACGGCACTCGCCTGCGGGTTATCGGTCGGGCAGGTGTAGGTGTAGATAACATTGACGTTCCGGCTGCCACACAGCGAGGGATCGTCGTCCTCAACGCGCCGGACGGAAACACGATTTCCACTGCGGAACATACATTTGCCATGATGATTTCGATGGCACGTAAAATTCCGCAGGCGTACGCCTCGATTTTGCGGGGAGAATGGGATCGCAAAACGTTTGTCGGCGTGGAGTTGAACAACAAAGTCCTGGGGATTCTGGGCCTGGGCCGGATCGGTACGGAAGTGGCAAAGCGGGCGCAGGCGTTTGGCATGAAGGTGCTGGCGTACGATCCGTTTTTGACGCCGCAGCGGGCAAACGCTCTGGATGTTCAGCAATGCACCGTTGATGAAATCGTGGTGGCTGCCGATTTTATCACGGTCCATACCCCGTTGATTAAAGAAACGAAATATCTGATTTCGGAACGGGAATTTGGAATGATGAAAGACGGCGTGCGGATTTTAAACTGTGCGCGCGGCGGTATTATCAAGGAGGAAGCGTTAATTGAAGCGTTAAAATCGGGTAAAGTGGCAGGCGCAGCTTTGGACGTGTATGAAGAAGAGCCGCTCGCCAAAGAGCATCCGCTCAAACAGTTTCCAAATGTCGTGTTGACGCCCCACCTTGGTGCGTCAACCGAGGAAGCGCAGATCAACGTAGCGATCGATGTGGCGGAAGAAGTGCTGAAAGTATTGCGCGATGAACCGTTCCGAAACGCAGTAAACTTGCCGTCGTTACCGGCTGATAAAATGAAGCAGGTGGAACCGTACCTGGCGCTTGGTGAGAATATCGGCAAAATGGCTGCCCAACTCGTAGACGATCCGGTTACTAAAATCGAAATCAGCTACAGCGGTGATATCAGCAATCTGGAAACGGCTCCCATTACACGGACGCTGTTGAAGGGATTCTTGTCCTATCACCACGGGGAGGAAGTAAATTTCGTCAATGCGCCGTTGGTGGCTGAACAGGCAGGTATCCAAACGATTGAAACGAAAACTTCGAAACATAGCGTATTTACGAATCTGATCGGTCTTGAAGTTACGACTGCTACCCAGACCAAACGGATTGCAGGTACACTGAATAACGGTTTTGGACCGCGCATCGTCCGGTTGGACGGGTATGCGATTGACGCCGCTCCGGAAGGACGGATGATTGTTACTTCTCATCTTGACCAGCCGGGCATGATTGGACGGATCGGGATGATCCTGGCCGATGCGAACATCAATATTGCAACCATGCAGGTGGGCCGAAAAGAAGTGGGAGGCAAAGCGGTGATGGTGCTCGGAATCGACAATCCGGCTGGCCCGGAAGTCGTCCGGCAACTTGCTGAAATTCCCAACATTTTGGAAGTTCACCATGTTGAACTGTAA
- a CDS encoding ribonuclease H-like domain-containing protein — protein MKIVRKWWNGVAVFTDKGDPFLRVLQTIKQYPKCYFDGKNLCWHVADDYLDRLFQESDAQGFLIDIPPQRNLTRTLQSGLGCTFDIETTGLRDDPNAHLVSACLGLSKEDPLEYFVNEPPAEKQILTELAEKLGEMEVIVTWNGDRFDIPFLNDRFQYWNIPFQINPLTSLDLYKIADKMKIAGVIPSAALQVVERFYGIVRPDQLPGRYVPARYQEWLETKNPEIRDEILQHNREDVLYLLMLAPFIYQGTVVTEPSAYSQEETGLLDRYLIHMERLEKMWEEKQAMEHEIRQLAEKYGEHLLRRPYGDILLDETACTVQKKPVNSPPIRTFAELEQFYRDTLAQKPKRQWDNEA, from the coding sequence TTGAAAATTGTCCGAAAATGGTGGAACGGAGTGGCCGTTTTTACAGATAAAGGGGATCCCTTCCTGCGTGTCCTGCAGACAATCAAACAATATCCGAAATGCTATTTTGACGGCAAAAATTTATGCTGGCATGTGGCGGACGACTATCTCGACCGTCTGTTTCAGGAGTCGGATGCGCAGGGGTTCCTGATCGACATACCGCCGCAGCGGAATTTGACCCGTACTCTGCAGAGCGGCTTGGGTTGTACATTTGATATTGAAACGACCGGCTTGCGTGACGATCCGAACGCTCATTTGGTCAGCGCCTGCCTCGGGCTTTCGAAAGAAGATCCGCTTGAATACTTTGTGAACGAACCGCCTGCCGAGAAACAGATTCTAACTGAACTGGCTGAAAAACTGGGGGAAATGGAAGTGATCGTAACCTGGAACGGCGACCGCTTTGATATTCCGTTCCTGAATGACCGCTTTCAGTATTGGAATATTCCGTTCCAAATCAACCCGTTAACAAGTCTTGATCTGTACAAAATCGCCGACAAAATGAAAATCGCTGGCGTTATCCCCTCCGCTGCGCTGCAGGTAGTGGAACGTTTTTACGGCATTGTTCGCCCGGATCAACTGCCGGGGCGTTATGTGCCTGCCCGCTATCAGGAATGGCTCGAAACAAAAAATCCCGAAATCCGGGATGAAATCCTTCAGCACAACCGGGAAGATGTGCTGTATCTATTGATGCTTGCTCCGTTTATCTATCAGGGAACGGTTGTGACAGAACCGTCCGCCTATTCGCAGGAAGAAACCGGACTGTTGGACCGCTACTTGATTCATATGGAGCGATTGGAAAAAATGTGGGAAGAAAAACAGGCGATGGAACACGAAATTCGCCAATTGGCAGAAAAATACGGGGAACATCTGTTGCGGCGTCCTTACGGTGATATCCTGCTCGATGAAACTGCCTGCACCGTTCAAAAAAAGCCGGTCAATTCTCCTCCAATCCGAACGTTCGCCGAGTTGGAACAGTTTTACCGGGATACCTTGGCCCAAAAGCCGAAACGGCAATGGGACAACGAGGCGTAG
- a CDS encoding class I SAM-dependent methyltransferase: MDYIKQTKQRYDELARSHEWRHTELTPSLVVRFTAMLTGERILDLGSGAGRDTLTLKRYGVHVQGMDISEEMLAVAQQNVGDVEFQKGDFRNLPYPDQSFDGIWANMSLLHLSRHDLPVALSQIKRVLNDTGVLYASFLTGGDDGFIDGLYYAFYSPNELHEIFDKSGFAIFDELVSGDSVHLFLRKK; this comes from the coding sequence ATGGATTACATTAAACAAACCAAACAACGATATGACGAATTGGCCCGCTCACACGAGTGGCGGCATACCGAATTGACACCAAGTCTGGTAGTTCGGTTTACAGCCATGCTTACAGGGGAGAGAATTCTTGACCTGGGAAGCGGCGCTGGTCGTGATACGTTGACGTTGAAGCGATATGGCGTACATGTGCAAGGGATGGACATTTCGGAAGAAATGTTAGCGGTTGCACAACAAAACGTGGGAGATGTCGAGTTTCAAAAAGGGGATTTCCGCAATTTGCCTTATCCGGATCAAAGTTTTGACGGGATTTGGGCGAATATGTCGCTGCTTCATTTGTCGCGTCACGATCTGCCCGTTGCATTGTCGCAAATTAAACGGGTCTTAAACGATACAGGTGTCCTGTATGCGTCGTTTCTGACCGGTGGCGATGACGGATTTATTGACGGGTTGTATTATGCGTTTTATTCGCCAAATGAACTGCACGAGATATTCGACAAAAGCGGCTTTGCCATTTTTGACGAACTGGTAAGCGGCGACTCGGTTCATCTGTTTTTGCGAAAAAAATAA
- a CDS encoding cupredoxin domain-containing protein: MAERKTNRLWFALLLLTLLLAAALWELSQTVRTSGENVAQPGNVAIRSVKVSIVTNEIKWTSPDGKQEIESYRWDPGMIVVHQGETVVFEFYGVKGASHPFVVDGYNVKGEVKRGELKTVSFVADKPGTFQIRCLAHPDVQHHGPMVANLVVLPN, from the coding sequence ATGGCGGAACGAAAGACAAACAGATTGTGGTTCGCTCTGTTACTGTTGACTCTGCTTTTGGCAGCAGCGCTCTGGGAACTTAGCCAGACGGTTCGTACAAGCGGAGAAAATGTGGCGCAACCGGGCAACGTGGCCATTCGTTCTGTAAAAGTGTCGATTGTTACAAATGAGATAAAATGGACCAGTCCGGATGGAAAACAGGAGATCGAATCGTATCGCTGGGACCCGGGTATGATTGTAGTCCATCAGGGAGAGACTGTCGTTTTTGAGTTTTATGGAGTCAAAGGAGCGAGCCATCCGTTTGTGGTTGACGGGTACAATGTAAAGGGCGAGGTAAAACGGGGCGAGCTGAAAACGGTATCGTTTGTTGCCGACAAGCCAGGGACCTTTCAGATACGCTGTCTGGCGCATCCGGATGTGCAGCATCATGGTCCAATGGTTGCCAATCTGGTCGTATTGCCAAACTAG